From a single Phalacrocorax aristotelis chromosome 1, bGulAri2.1, whole genome shotgun sequence genomic region:
- the HEBP1 gene encoding heme-binding protein 1: MLGMIKNTLLSTVEAWPSRVLSKGEKEQLSYEERACEGGWFAAVEVSGKPFDEASKEGVLKLLKYVGGTNDKGIGMGMTAPVSITAFPAEDGSLQQKVKVSLRLPSQFQANPPSPSDESIKIEERQGMTIYSTQFGGYAKEEDYVNYAAKLKSALGSEAAYRTDFYLCNGYDPPMKPYGRHNEVWFVKE, translated from the exons ATGCTGGGCATGATCAAGAACACCCTGCTGAGCACGGTGGAGGCATGGCCCTCCCGAGTGCTGAGCAAGGGGGAGAAG gagCAGCTCAGCTACGAGGAGAGGGCATGCGAGGGCGGGTGGTTTGCGGCGGTGGAAGTGTCAGGGAAGCCTTTCGACGAAGCCTCGAAGGAAGGGGTGCTCAAGCTCCTCAAGTACGTCGGAGGAACCAACGACAAGG GAATTGGTATGGGCATGACTGCTCCTGTCTCCAtcactgcttttcctgctgaagACGGCTCCTTACAGCAGAAAGTGAAGGTCTCTCTGCGGCTCCCGAGCCAGTTTCAAGCCAACCCTCCTAGTCCTAGCGATGAAAGCATTAAGATTGAAGAGAGACAGGGGATGACCATTTATTCCAC GCAGTTTGGTGGCTATGCCAAAGAGGAGGATTATGTGAACTATGCTGCCAAGCTGAAGTCTGCTCTGGGGAGTGAAGCTGCATACCGCACGGATTTCTACCTCTGCAATGGTTATGACCCCCCCATGAAGCCTTATGGGCGACACAATGAGGTCTGGTTTGTGAAGGAGTGA
- the LOC142050449 gene encoding retinoic acid-induced protein 3-like, with product MVTPPPQGCSSIDDDYYLLCDMEMAWGIVLESLAAAGVLVTIFLICSLFFLICKVQDNSKRHMISIYFFFLLGTLGIFGLTFAFIIKLNDRTRPTRFFLFGVIFALCFSCLLTHACNLNRLVRGRKPFSWLVLLLLIVSFALVQVVISIEYLVTMLVNQEMTFLHMSAEETNKDFVMLLIYVLFLMALSFLVSMFTFCGSYKSWKRHGAHIFVAVLFSIAIWVVWITMLTKGNTVLDNRSWDDPVVAIALVSNGWIFLIMYIVPEICFLTAPLKLGDYPPENDFCQPKFIKQTTGVVNRAYTQDEIVQGDTGDLNYSPYSSHFQMKTIELQNDFSIPRPKARTSPYHDYTGGKGPM from the exons ATGGTGACACCACCTCcccaaggctgcagcagcattgATGATGACTATTACCTGCTCTGTGACATGGAGATGGCCTGGGGGATTGTCCTGGAGTcactggctgcagctggtgTCCTCGTCACCATTTTCCTCATCTGCTCACTCTTCTTTCTCATCTGTAAAGTCCAAGACAACAGCAAGCGGCATATGATCTCCatctatttcttctttctcttagGCACACTCGGCATTTTTGGTCTCACTTTTGCCTTCATCATTAAACTCAATGACAGGACTCGCCCCACTCGCTTCTTCCTTTTTGGAGTCATCTTTGCTCTCTGCTTCTCATGCCTCCTCACCCATGCCTGCAACCTCAACAGACTAGTGAGAGGAAGAAAGCCCTTCTCCTGGCTGGTGTTGCTGCTTCTCATTGTTTCTTTTGCCTTGGTACAAGTTGTGATCAGTATTGAGTACTTGGTCACCATGCTAGTAAACCAGGAAATGACATTTCTGCATATGTCTGCGGAGGAGACCAACAAAGACTTTGTCATGCTTTTGATCTACGTGCTCTTCTTGATGGCTCTGAGTTTTTTGGTTTCCATGTTCACATTCTGTGGGTCATACAAAAGCTGGAAGAGGCATGGAGCGCACATCTTTGTGGCTGTCCTGTTCTCCATTGCCATTTGGGTAGTGTGGATAACTATGCTCACAAAAGGCAACACAGTTTTAGACAACCGTAGCTGGGATGATCCTGTCGTGGCCATTGCTCTGGTGTCCAATGGATGGATCTTCCTGATAATGTATATCGTCCCTGAAATTTGTTTCCTCACTGCCCCTCTGAAGCTGGGGGACTACCCTCCAGAAAATGACTTCTGCCAACCCAAGTTCATAAAGCAGACAACTGGAGTGGTCAACCGTGCCTACACCCAAGATGAAATTGTGCAAG GAGACACAGGAGACCTCAACTACTCCCCATACTCTTCTCACTTTCAGATGAAG accATCGAACTGCAAAACGATTTCTCCATCCCTCGGCCCAAGGCGCGGACAAGCCCATACCATGACTACACTGGTGGGAAAGGCCCCATGTAG